A single Desulfuromonas sp. DNA region contains:
- a CDS encoding DEAD/DEAH box helicase family protein, with protein sequence MAKNANNQRFRNEDLLLKVSPAIDRAKWDESKYEDFIEELCETREYQKEAIRTTLRYLLGGEYPDLRALAKDNLEENSTLETRYGSWAGMQRHLQIPYKLAASLDLATGTGKSYVMYGLAAILLAEGVVDRVLVLCPSTTIEDGLLEKFRQLASRADLMDQLPVGSKIAAPSIINASQTITQGSICVENYHAILEHVGSSISDSLKGKGSRVAVLNDETHHVANESAAKTKKWKEFLTNPDYDFRYIIGVSGTCYVANEYFSDVIFRYSLRQAMEEKYVKRVEYVAEMPRTGDPNEKWQVVCSKHEEARSKLKKRNIKPLTIIVTQTIAKCKDVAEELKAFLIEEAGQSPETINEKVLVVYNNAPDVYKLSRVDMPDNPVEWIIAVSMLNEGWDVKRVFQIVPHEERAFNSKLLIAQVLGRGLRVPVGWVGEQPEVTVFNHDSWAPRIRHLVNEILEIEKRLTSRILEGSPNHFDLHTIDYTLEPTSIKKPMEREYNLFTKGYVDLATDSASEDVSIEFERASTGQRYMWQTTIQHKTYTPRQIAIDMYNRLEEAQDPEDPDPKMRTIYTDKFTIRKLEKIVQKSLARLDTDVATESMKQKFLQSLGTLRRKTSENVRYTTKINSFQTFSTEQRQASSVSAAELRSTKAFFYTYQTRSSVADEQIEFFDEVAEPGSGYKVIQVANRHDFKTPLNAAIADSDNERRFINGLLQAENVTKYDAWLKSTSMRFYEIDYAWKKGEHPKRGKFSPDFFVKVGDLVVVVEIKGDEELREPSAENFKKN encoded by the coding sequence ATGGCCAAAAATGCCAATAATCAACGCTTTCGAAACGAAGACTTGCTACTCAAGGTTAGCCCGGCCATTGATCGGGCTAAATGGGATGAGAGTAAGTATGAAGATTTCATCGAAGAGCTTTGTGAGACTCGCGAATATCAGAAAGAAGCGATACGAACAACTCTGCGGTATCTGCTAGGTGGTGAGTATCCCGATTTACGCGCTCTTGCAAAGGATAACCTTGAAGAGAACTCTACGCTTGAAACGCGCTATGGGTCCTGGGCCGGAATGCAGCGCCACTTGCAAATACCTTACAAGCTTGCTGCATCACTAGACCTTGCGACCGGAACTGGCAAAAGCTACGTAATGTACGGATTGGCAGCTATCCTTTTAGCTGAGGGTGTAGTTGACCGGGTTCTAGTTTTGTGTCCATCCACCACCATTGAGGATGGTCTTTTGGAAAAGTTCCGTCAACTAGCGTCCAGGGCGGACTTGATGGATCAGCTTCCCGTCGGGAGTAAGATTGCCGCCCCATCGATTATCAATGCTAGCCAAACCATCACCCAAGGGAGCATCTGTGTAGAGAACTATCATGCAATATTAGAGCATGTCGGTTCGTCAATCAGCGACAGCCTGAAAGGTAAGGGTTCCCGCGTAGCAGTTTTGAACGATGAAACGCACCATGTAGCCAATGAGTCGGCGGCAAAAACAAAAAAATGGAAAGAGTTTCTCACTAATCCTGATTACGATTTTCGATATATCATCGGGGTGTCAGGCACCTGCTATGTTGCGAATGAATACTTTTCAGACGTAATTTTCCGCTATTCTCTCCGTCAGGCAATGGAAGAAAAATATGTCAAAAGAGTTGAGTATGTTGCGGAGATGCCGCGTACGGGAGACCCTAACGAAAAGTGGCAGGTAGTCTGCAGTAAGCATGAAGAGGCGCGGAGCAAGCTAAAGAAACGAAACATTAAACCACTTACCATTATTGTTACGCAGACGATAGCGAAATGCAAAGACGTGGCCGAAGAACTCAAGGCATTCTTGATTGAAGAAGCCGGGCAGTCTCCAGAAACAATCAACGAGAAAGTCTTGGTTGTATACAATAACGCCCCGGATGTTTATAAGCTCTCACGCGTCGACATGCCGGATAACCCCGTTGAATGGATTATTGCCGTATCAATGCTCAATGAGGGCTGGGACGTTAAGCGAGTATTCCAAATCGTCCCACATGAGGAACGCGCCTTCAACAGCAAGTTGCTTATTGCTCAGGTTTTGGGCCGTGGATTGCGCGTCCCCGTCGGCTGGGTTGGTGAACAGCCTGAAGTGACGGTCTTTAACCATGACTCTTGGGCACCTCGTATTAGACACCTCGTCAATGAGATCTTAGAAATCGAAAAAAGGCTCACCTCGCGTATCCTCGAAGGCTCACCAAACCATTTCGACCTTCATACTATTGACTACACCTTGGAGCCAACATCAATTAAAAAGCCGATGGAGCGCGAATATAACCTCTTCACAAAGGGGTACGTTGACTTGGCGACGGATTCCGCATCGGAGGACGTCAGTATTGAATTTGAACGCGCTTCAACTGGCCAAAGGTACATGTGGCAGACGACGATTCAACATAAAACATATACACCACGGCAAATTGCAATTGATATGTATAACAGGCTAGAAGAAGCCCAGGACCCTGAAGATCCTGATCCAAAGATGCGGACTATCTACACCGATAAGTTTACGATACGCAAGTTAGAGAAAATCGTACAAAAATCGCTTGCTCGTCTTGATACTGATGTTGCCACTGAAAGCATGAAGCAGAAATTTCTGCAGTCCTTAGGTACACTTCGGCGGAAAACATCTGAAAATGTTCGCTATACCACCAAAATCAATAGTTTTCAGACCTTTTCTACTGAGCAACGGCAAGCAAGTAGTGTTTCCGCCGCCGAACTTCGAAGCACAAAAGCCTTCTTCTATACTTACCAAACACGTTCGAGCGTTGCAGATGAACAAATTGAGTTCTTCGACGAAGTAGCAGAGCCTGGTAGCGGTTACAAAGTAATTCAGGTTGCGAACCGCCATGACTTTAAGACCCCATTGAACGCAGCAATCGCCGATTCAGATAACGAAAGACGTTTCATCAATGGGCTGCTCCAAGCGGAAAACGTTACGAAATATGATGCTTGGCTTAAGTCTACTTCGATGCGCTTCTACGAAATAGACTACGCTTGGAAAAAAGGGGAGCACCCGAAGCGTGGTAAGTTCAGTCCTGATTTCTTTGTCAAAGTTGGAGACTTGGTCGTAGTTGTAGAAATCAAGGGTGACGAAGAGCTGAGAGAACCTTCTGCTGAGAATTTTAAAAAGAACTAA
- a CDS encoding site-specific DNA-methyltransferase yields MKDDFRQMVIDALRRGEDLPTEWSRILFPPDKQEYELVYHGKERKEEVIRGTMGVPLQPASSFGKNSADWHNKLIFGDNLQAMKSLLRMKERNELVNADGSPGVKLIYIDPPFATKQEFRGSKEQKAYQDKIAGAQFVEFMRKRLVFLYELLADDGCLYFHLDTKKIHYMKVVLDEIFGEERFVNEVIWKRTSAHSDSSLYANVHDTLLLYSKSSKFTFNQQFTDYTEAYIAERYKHIETKGPRKGERYADDNLIGTGLRGGGYPYDWKGVFRTWRCPIDTMRKYAKENKLYYTRNGVARIKRFVKDLPGVPLSDVWTDVNPVNSQAAERLDYPTQKSESLLERIIKTSSSEGDIVFDAFAGSGTSLAVAEKLGRRWAGIDCGKLSIYSIQKRMLNMKEKIGNKGKCLSPKPFTVYNAGLYDFSTLKQLPWFEWRFFALQLFGCKEEPHSIGGLKLDGKLKGASVLVLNHQENPGQRIDEETIHDIHGAVGKKIGNRFFIVAPRGVFDFQQDYIDCGGVRYYALRIPYSVINELHSREFSALQQPNDETAVNDTVDAVGFDFIQPPLVDWSIDLKKRKGKKLEEACLQIKDFESRARLRGKDTKGGLETFSMLMVDFNYNGAVFDMDETHFAHELEAHEWQTWFKLDRLGENIMVVFLDIYGNEAREVVARKSFSTALAETSKGQAKSKKRS; encoded by the coding sequence ATGAAAGACGATTTTAGACAGATGGTAATTGATGCGCTCCGACGCGGTGAAGACCTACCCACAGAATGGTCGAGGATACTCTTCCCCCCCGACAAGCAAGAATATGAACTCGTTTATCACGGTAAAGAGCGGAAAGAGGAAGTTATCCGTGGGACGATGGGTGTCCCTCTCCAGCCTGCAAGCTCGTTTGGAAAAAATAGCGCCGACTGGCACAACAAACTGATTTTCGGTGACAACCTTCAGGCGATGAAAAGCCTGTTGAGAATGAAAGAACGTAATGAACTTGTAAATGCGGACGGTTCTCCTGGGGTAAAGCTTATTTATATCGATCCACCCTTCGCGACTAAACAGGAATTCCGAGGCAGTAAAGAGCAAAAAGCATATCAAGATAAAATTGCAGGTGCTCAGTTCGTAGAGTTCATGCGCAAGAGACTTGTCTTTCTTTACGAGCTTCTGGCTGACGACGGCTGTCTTTATTTTCATCTGGACACCAAGAAGATTCATTACATGAAAGTGGTTTTAGATGAGATTTTTGGTGAAGAACGGTTCGTCAATGAAGTCATCTGGAAAAGGACTTCAGCGCATAGCGACTCAAGCCTTTATGCAAACGTACATGACACTTTGCTACTTTATTCTAAGTCATCAAAATTCACCTTCAACCAACAGTTCACAGATTATACGGAAGCTTACATCGCTGAGCGCTACAAGCATATTGAAACCAAAGGCCCTCGAAAGGGGGAAAGGTATGCGGATGATAATTTGATTGGTACTGGTCTGAGGGGTGGCGGCTACCCATATGACTGGAAAGGGGTTTTTCGTACGTGGAGATGCCCTATTGATACGATGCGGAAGTATGCAAAAGAGAATAAGCTTTACTATACAAGAAACGGAGTAGCCCGGATAAAACGGTTCGTTAAAGACCTACCAGGTGTTCCACTTTCCGATGTGTGGACCGATGTTAATCCGGTAAATTCGCAAGCGGCTGAGCGGCTTGACTACCCGACCCAAAAGTCGGAATCTCTTCTGGAAAGAATCATAAAAACATCTTCCTCTGAAGGAGATATTGTCTTTGACGCGTTTGCGGGTTCAGGCACTTCTTTGGCTGTAGCAGAAAAACTCGGGCGCCGCTGGGCTGGTATTGATTGCGGCAAGCTTTCTATCTACTCAATACAGAAGAGAATGCTAAACATGAAGGAAAAAATCGGCAACAAAGGAAAATGCCTTTCACCAAAACCCTTTACGGTCTACAACGCTGGTCTATATGACTTCTCGACCTTGAAACAACTTCCATGGTTCGAATGGCGTTTTTTTGCACTACAACTATTTGGCTGCAAAGAGGAACCTCATTCCATCGGCGGGCTGAAGCTCGACGGCAAACTCAAGGGCGCGAGTGTTCTCGTGTTAAATCATCAGGAAAATCCTGGGCAGAGGATCGATGAGGAAACGATTCATGATATTCATGGTGCCGTCGGCAAAAAAATTGGCAATCGATTTTTCATTGTGGCACCACGAGGAGTGTTTGATTTCCAGCAGGACTACATTGATTGCGGTGGCGTGCGCTACTATGCTCTGCGCATTCCATATTCTGTAATTAACGAATTGCATTCCCGTGAGTTCAGTGCCCTTCAGCAACCCAACGACGAAACAGCAGTAAATGATACTGTAGATGCTGTTGGCTTTGACTTCATCCAACCACCGCTAGTGGACTGGTCGATTGACTTAAAAAAGCGAAAGGGCAAAAAGCTTGAAGAAGCATGCTTGCAGATAAAGGATTTTGAAAGCCGTGCTCGACTGAGAGGCAAAGACACAAAAGGCGGATTGGAAACCTTCTCGATGCTGATGGTGGACTTCAATTACAACGGCGCAGTCTTTGATATGGACGAAACTCACTTTGCACATGAGCTAGAAGCACACGAATGGCAAACTTGGTTCAAGTTAGATCGTCTAGGTGAGAATATCATGGTGGTATTTCTCGATATCTATGGCAACGAAGCGAGAGAGGTCGTCGCACGTAAGTCGTTCTCAACTGCCCTAGCCGAGACATCTAAAGGCCAAGCGAAGTCAAAGAAACGGAGCTGA
- a CDS encoding elongation factor P, with translation MMTTADLKRGLVIQIDNAPCIVLNVTSQSPSARGGSTLVKTKYRNLLTSQVLEKTFKGGDRVDEADFERRKGQFLYSDGDEGVFMDLSSYEQYHLGEDLFEPVKGYLLDGTEVTLGVYDEQVISLEAPSVVELVVSETAPAIKNATATAQTKEAILETGIAIQVPGYLESGQKIKVDTREGRFISRA, from the coding sequence ATAATGACAACAGCAGACCTGAAACGCGGCCTGGTCATTCAGATCGATAACGCCCCCTGCATAGTTCTCAATGTCACCTCCCAATCCCCTTCTGCGCGGGGCGGAAGCACCTTAGTCAAGACCAAGTATCGAAACCTTCTCACAAGCCAAGTTCTGGAGAAAACCTTCAAAGGCGGAGATCGTGTCGATGAAGCCGACTTCGAGCGCCGCAAAGGGCAGTTTCTCTACTCCGATGGTGACGAAGGGGTATTTATGGACCTTTCGAGCTACGAGCAATATCACCTGGGCGAAGACCTTTTCGAGCCAGTGAAGGGCTATCTACTAGATGGCACTGAAGTCACACTGGGCGTCTATGATGAACAGGTGATCAGCCTAGAAGCACCTTCGGTAGTTGAGCTGGTGGTCAGCGAAACTGCGCCGGCGATCAAGAACGCTACCGCAACGGCCCAGACCAAGGAAGCGATTTTGGAAACCGGCATCGCCATCCAGGTTCCGGGCTACCTCGAATCGGGGCAAAAAATCAAGGTCGATACCCGCGAAGGGCGCTTCATCTCGCGGGCCTGA